The Phyllopteryx taeniolatus isolate TA_2022b chromosome 14, UOR_Ptae_1.2, whole genome shotgun sequence genome has a window encoding:
- the prtfdc1b gene encoding phosphoribosyltransferase domain-containing protein 1b isoform X1, which produces MADVVLQTERGSGGIVIGDDWPGYSLELFSYPAHYAGDLQCVVVPHGVIMDRTERLAHDIMDDLGDHDIAVLCVLKGGYQFCADLVDKIKTLSCSSDRTIPMRVHFIRLKSYLNDQSTEDLHILGEEDLSFLAGKNVLIVEGIIGTGKTLKALLKHVKAFQPKMIKVAGLLVKRMPHNTASVPDYVGFEIPDRFVVGYALDYNEYFRDLNHICVISDSGKMKYKI; this is translated from the exons ATGGCAGACGTCGTGCTCCAAACCGAGCGAGGGAGCGGCGGGATTGTG ATAGGCGACGACTGGCCAGGTTACAGTTTGGAGCTCTTCAGCTATCCGGCACACTACGCCGGGGATCTGCAATGTGTCGTCGTCCCGCATGGAGTCATCATGGACAG AACGGAACGTCTCGCTCACGACATCATGGACGACTTGGGGGACCACGACATCGCGGTGCTGTGCGTGCTGAAAGGGGGCTACCAGTTCTGCGCCGACCTCGTGGACAAGATCAAGACGCTCAGCTGCAGCTCGGACCGCACCATCCCCATGAGGGTCCACTTCATCCGCCTCAAGAGCTACCTG AATGATCAGTCCACAGAAGACCTTCACATACTCGGAGAAGAGGACTTGTCATTTTTAGCTGGAAAG AACGTACTGATTGTGGAG GGCATTATTGGCACGGGCAAGACCCTGAAGGCTCTCCTGAAGCACGTCAAGGCCTTCCAGCCCAAAATGATCAAAGTTGCCGG CTTGCTGGTGAAGAGGATGCCTCACAACACTGCAAGCGTCCCTGACT ACGTCGGCTTTGAGATACCCGATCGCTTCGTGGTTGGATATGCTTTAGACTACAACGAGTATTTTAGAGACCTCAAT CATATCTGTGTGATCAGCGACAGTGGCAAGATGAAATACAAGATATGA
- the prtfdc1b gene encoding phosphoribosyltransferase domain-containing protein 1b isoform X2 has protein sequence MADVVLQTERGSGGIVIGDDWPGYSLELFSYPAHYAGDLQCVVVPHGVIMDRTERLAHDIMDDLGDHDIAVLCVLKGGYQFCADLVDKIKTLSCSSDRTIPMRVHFIRLKSYLNDQSTEDLHILGEEDLSFLAGKGIIGTGKTLKALLKHVKAFQPKMIKVAGLLVKRMPHNTASVPDYVGFEIPDRFVVGYALDYNEYFRDLNHICVISDSGKMKYKI, from the exons ATGGCAGACGTCGTGCTCCAAACCGAGCGAGGGAGCGGCGGGATTGTG ATAGGCGACGACTGGCCAGGTTACAGTTTGGAGCTCTTCAGCTATCCGGCACACTACGCCGGGGATCTGCAATGTGTCGTCGTCCCGCATGGAGTCATCATGGACAG AACGGAACGTCTCGCTCACGACATCATGGACGACTTGGGGGACCACGACATCGCGGTGCTGTGCGTGCTGAAAGGGGGCTACCAGTTCTGCGCCGACCTCGTGGACAAGATCAAGACGCTCAGCTGCAGCTCGGACCGCACCATCCCCATGAGGGTCCACTTCATCCGCCTCAAGAGCTACCTG AATGATCAGTCCACAGAAGACCTTCACATACTCGGAGAAGAGGACTTGTCATTTTTAGCTGGAAAG GGCATTATTGGCACGGGCAAGACCCTGAAGGCTCTCCTGAAGCACGTCAAGGCCTTCCAGCCCAAAATGATCAAAGTTGCCGG CTTGCTGGTGAAGAGGATGCCTCACAACACTGCAAGCGTCCCTGACT ACGTCGGCTTTGAGATACCCGATCGCTTCGTGGTTGGATATGCTTTAGACTACAACGAGTATTTTAGAGACCTCAAT CATATCTGTGTGATCAGCGACAGTGGCAAGATGAAATACAAGATATGA
- the arhgap21b gene encoding LOW QUALITY PROTEIN: rho GTPase-activating protein 21 (The sequence of the model RefSeq protein was modified relative to this genomic sequence to represent the inferred CDS: inserted 1 base in 1 codon) — MMASRWAQSCDDDLERQQARSSFCENDSAEWRGLDPREEESFSWPRPKTVLLRRTCHGFGFTLRHFIVYPPESSTHYFLGEDVGRRGRQRNRLEPMDTIFVKQVKEGGPAHGAGLCTGDRIVKVNCASIIGKXYCEVISLIQDSGDFLELCVMPKDEDILQLAYSQDAYLRGPNSYSGNACHIPEPPSVCYPRVDCKPTGMAQATDSAGPGIRGSAAPSDYGYRKEITVPPSFPPKSYPKSQMAVCMRNDSVRTTMVVPPEHMGRMGPAHRIDYMEPAFVRGRPASLAQYPHPRKADVHHGGPGLAPYRGPTPHYPATQPNIDWRTYQTYREYIDNKGIHSHGSRSIQERLDSLRASNQNSFETSHHIPQMGWGPKGIRRRSTSHERSYHGPPPHFQVAPRSASQDRMISSERMSHARNWPPRSMSQDGLMHKRRSHSTDYVDPTEIAQPIERRGYRGADHGMRPSRQSMPRQAMLSRPSVVYNSGQRGPHNPSMYTKGPNSLQNHSSPMLSDRQKQTSGDQNANHSGHKNHQGHNRVRAESMQPVEAKRDVTFVGKRSSSCSTQKQMPQRSGILKPSREDSQSQATGRSLSESGVVMRPKPPSGTNPSPLRHPSYILAVNDDEGADSTADVAACWLPNDARREMHIRRLGERYTSCSSNLDESLDSIPFIDEPVSPSVDKNAAPIPPSAVISVPPSVATGPSSPDSPCPPIRRQLSHDQESLRSALLESESASQTERSKSYDEGLDNCQEDGRGLSSSKHMPSLRGLRKALDGHKSSGDSGSNRDSSADIFSDSSKEGLLNFRQLCTDKNKRVSGGMKSWKQMYAVLQGHTLTLFRDRKDALSHVTTLPDEEPLRISIKACLIDISYSDTRRKNVLRLTTSDCEYLFQAEGREDMLTWIRVIQENSNPDEENATVTSQDLISRKIKEYNMMSAPSSRSEPSPKTSRQSLSIKQAFLGGKTDSKSHSPHSPKSEERRTLRDEASPPRDRGAWKIGIPGIMRKPFEKKTPAGVTFGVRLDDCPPAQSNRFVPLIVEVCCNVVEDRGLEYTGIYRVPGNNAAISNMQEELNTKGIADIDVQEDKWRDLNVISSLLKSFFRKLPEPLFTNEKYADFIEANRTENSVERLKELKKLIQELPDHHYETLKFLCAHLKRVSDNCEKNKMEPRNLAIVFGPTLVRTSEDNMTNMVNHMPDQCKIVENLIQQYDWFFTEDCDEDPVTTAEQESTVQSQPVPNIDHLLSNIGRTAMSPGEVSDSACSDSSKSKSLWGSGKDQCSKEMLRSSFFVSRKRKKSKDKAQPSSSDDDLDAFPRKEILGESQQQPPWSPASRTEEEEREEGTSETEQPRNTSEEQLDKADETEVPPELRASSRLAGSPFASPSPSPSFNSHPAAAVAHQASLSDPPSNYDDTVSDLGTMNSTSSRASAPRTRRCRTAPLGQDAGAGGPAAEVCSITSDYSTTSSMTFMTGGELNTLSPEVRSVAESRGGDDDADDERSELFSEGRPAETDSESDISVFAAASADRRDPQEAPRPLASHRLIDCDTLSRKKAARQKTDSESSLDGPRADKDSNRLSLVSGKGRSTGSISSSSRGELDKAEPAWKLKITDRLKVRLRVSVDDMFGVGSQRSVEGRSKKNNIRRRHTMGGQRDFAELAVLGDWPHQALCSGSRSELSAVDRLRPKCSSQDFSIGDWIARERHRASNPEVSLDLAEQQGALCVGSGPHSSSELSHREAEALNGGAPQAKSLSLSATAHPHKLASSQVVHSRFYQYL, encoded by the exons ATGATGGCGTCACGTTGGGCTCAGTCTTGTGATGACGATCTCGAGCGACAACAAGCGAGATCGTCGTTCTGTGAG AATGACTCTGCCGAGTGGAGAGGCTTGGACCCGAGAGAAGAGGAATCGTTTTCATGGCCGAGACCCAAAACGGTGCTTCTGCGTCGCACTTGTCACGGATTTGGCTTTACCCTGCGGCACTTCATTGTGTACCCGCCGGAGTCATCCACGCACTACTTCCTG GGGGAAGATGTTGGGCGCAGag GGAGACAGCGGAACAGGCTCGAGCCGATGGACACTATTTTCGTGAAGCAAGTCAAGGAGGGCGGTCCTGCACATGGAGCTGGCCTCTGTACAG GTGATCGCATTGTGAAGGTGAATTGCGCAAGTATCATTGGAA CATACTGTGAGGTTATATCTTTGATCCAAGACAG CGGTGACTTTTTGGAACTTTGTGTGATGCCCAAAGATGAGGACATACTACAGCTG GCCTACTCCCAGGATGCCTACCTCCGTGGCCCCAACAGCTACAGTGGAAATGCCTGTCACATTCCTGAGCCGCCCTCTGTATGCTACCCAAGAGTAGACTGTAAGCCTACGGGCATGGCCCAAGCCACAGACTCAGCGGGTCCGGGCATCAGGGGCTCAGCAGCACCTTCCGACTATGGATACCGCAAGGAGATCACTGTGCCCCCATCCTTCCCTCCTAAGTCATATCCAAAAAGTCAGATGGCGGTGTGCATGCGCAACGACAGTGTGAGGACGACAATGGTGGTTCCACCTGAGCATATGGGACGTATGGGTCCAGCACATAGAATAGATTACATGGAACCTGCATTTGTAAGGGGGAGGCCTGCGTCATTAGCGCAGTATCCTCATCCGCGAAAGGCAGATGTCCATCACGGCGGGCCAGGACTTGCTCCATATAGAGGCCCCACACCTCACTACCCAGCCACCCAACCAAATATTGATTGGCGAACCTACCAAACGTATAGGGAATACATTGACAACAAAGGAATCCATTCCCATGGTAGTCGTAGTATCCAGGAGAGGCTTGATAGCCTGCGAGCTTCCAatcaaaatagttttgaaaCTTCACATCACATTCCCCAAATGGGCTGGGGTCCGAAGGGGATCCGCAGAAGGAGTACTTCCCATGAACGCTCTTACCACGGACCGCCCCCCCACTTCCAAGTTGCCCCACGCAGTGCCTCCCAGGACCGCATGATCAGTTCTGAAAGGATGAGCCACGCCAGGAACTGGCCACCAAGGAGCATGTCTCAAGATGGCCTTATGCATAAAAGACGGTCACACTCCACAGACTATGTTGACCCAACAGAGATTGCTCAGCCCATTGAGAGGAGAGGATATCGAGGAGCAGATCATGGTATGAGGCCCAGCAGACAGTCTATGCCGAGACAGGCCATGCTGTCCAGGCCTTCTGTTGTATACAACAGTGGCCAGAGGGGGCCACACAATCCTTCTATGTACACTAAAGGACCCAATTCTCTCCAGAACCACTCCTCACCCATGCTCTCAGACAGACAGAAGCAAACAAGTGGTGACCAAAATGCTAACCATTCTGGCCACAAAAACCATCAAGGCCACAACAGAGTGAGAGCTGAAAGCATGCAACCTGTTGAGGCCAAGAGAGATGTAACCTTTGTAGGGAAAAGGTCCTCTTCATGCTCCACCCAAAAACAGATGCCTCAGCGGTCTGGCATCCTCAAACCGAGCCGTGAAGATTCTCAAAGCCAGGCGACTGGACGTAGCCTCTCTGAGTCCGGGGTCGTCATGAGGCCTAAGCCGCCGTCTGGAACGAACCCCAGCCCTCTGCGCCACCCCTCCTACATCCTTGCTGTGAATGATGACGAGGGGGCAGATTCCACTGCCGACGTCGCGGCATGCTGGCTTCCCAACGACGCACGTCGGGAGATGCATATACGTCGCCTCGGGGAACGTTACACCTCCTGCTCCAGCaacctggatgagtcattggaTTCTATTCCATTCATCG ATGAGCCCGTCAGCCCCAGTGTTGACAAGAATGCTGCTCCTATTCCACCCTCCGCTGTCATATCTGTCCCACCATCAGTAGCCACAGGTCCTTCTAGTCCTGACTCACCATGTCCTCCCATTCGCCGACagctgtcacatgaccaag AGTCCCTGAGAAGTGCTTTGCTGGAGTCAGAATCTGCCAGTCAAACTGAGCGGTCTAAATCCTACGATGAAGGTCTGGATAATTGCCAAGAAGACGGGAGAGG ACTATCTTCAAGTAAGCATATGCCAAGCCTCAGAGGCCTGAGAAAG GCACTGGATGGGCATAAATCGTCCGGAGACTCTGGATCTAATAGGGATTCCTCTGCAGATATCTTTTCTGACTCTTCCAAGGAAGGGTTGCTCAACTTTAGGCAGCTTTGTACCGATAAAAATAAG CGTGTTAGTGGAGGGATGAAGTCATGGAAGCAGATGTATGCAGTTCTACAAGGCCACACACTGACCCTCTTCAGGGACAGGAAAGATGCGCTCTCGCACGTCACCACGCTGCCCGATGAGGAGCCGCTACGAATCAGCATTAAGGCATGCCTGATTGACATCTCCTATAGCGACACACGGCGCAAGAATGTGCTGCGTCTGACAACCTCCGATTGCGAGTACTTATTCCAGGCTGAAGGGAGGGAGGACATGTTGACCTGGATTCGAGTCATTCAGGAAAACAGTAATCCAGATGAAGAG AATGCTACGGTAACAAGTCAGGATTTGATCAGTCGAAAGATCAAAGAATACAACATGATGAG CGCGCCCAGCAGTAGGTCTGAACCTTCGCCCAAAACCTCCCGTCAGTCCTTGAGCATCAAACAAGCCTTTTTGGGAGGGAAGACCGACAGCAAGAGCCACAGCCCCCATTCCCCCAAATCAGAAGAGCGGAGGACACTGAGAG ATGAGGCTAGTCCACCGAGGGACAGAGGTGCATGGAAAATTGGCATCCCGGGCATCATGAGAAAACCATTCGAAAAGAAGACACCGGCTGGCGTCACATTTGGAGTGCGGCTGGATGACTGTCCACCCGCACAGAGCAATAGG TTTGTTCCCCTGATCGTGGAGGTGTGTTGTAATGTGGTGGAGGACAGAGGCTTGGAGTACACGGGGATCTACAGAGTTCCTGGAAACAACGCCGCCATCTCTAACATGCAGGAGGAACTCAACACTAAAGGCATTGCTGACATCGACGTCCAAGAAGAT AAATGGAGAGATCTTAATGTCATCAGTAGTTTACTCAAGTCTTTTTTCCGAAAACTACCCGAACCCCTGTTTACAAATG AGAAGTATGCTGACTTtattgaagccaacagaacagaGAACTCCGTTGAGAGACTTAAGGAGCTGAAGAAGCTG ATCCAGGAACTGCCTGATCACCACTATGAAACCCTAAAATTTCTCTGTGCTCACCTCAAGAGGGTGTCTGACAACTGTGAGAAAAACAAG ATGGAACCTCGAAATCTGGCCATTGTGTTTGGCCCGACGCTGGTCCGAACCTCCGAGGACAACATGACAAACATGGTCAACCACATGCCTGACCAGTGCAAGATAGTTGAGAACCTGATCCAACAGTATGACTGGTTCTTCACTGAAGACTGCGATGAAGATCCTGTT ACGACGGCCGAGCAGGAAAGCACAGTGCAGTCTCAGCCTGTCCCCAACATCGACCACCTGCTCTCCAACATCGGACGGACGGCGATGTCTCCGGGCGAAGTCTCAG ATTCAGCATGTAGTGACTCCTCCAAATCAAAG AGCCTCTGGGGGTCTGGGAAGGATCAGTGTAGCAAAGAGATGCTGCGCTCTTCCTTTTTCGTCAGCCGCAAGCGCAAGAAGTCCAAAGACAAAGCGCAGCCCAGCAGTTCGGATGACGACCTGGACGCTTTCCCCAGGAAGGAGATCCTGGGAGAGAGCCAGCAGCAGCCTCCTTGGTCTCCAGCGAGTCgcactgaggaggaggagagggaggaggGCACCAGTGAGACAGAGCAGCCGAGGAACACCTCTGAGGAACAGCTCGACAAAGCCGACGAGACCGAGGTGCCTCCCGAACTCAGAGCCTCCTCACGTCTCGCCGGTTCTCCGTTCGCGTCACCCTCCCCCTCCCCGAGCTTCAACAGCCACCCGGCGGCAGCGGTCGCACACCAGGCCTCGCTGTCGGACCCGCCCTCCAACTACGACGACACGGTGTCCGACCTCGGTACAATGAACAGCACCAGCTCCCGGGCCTCCGCACCAAGAACCAGACGCTGCAGGACGGCGCCCCTGGGACAGGATGCGGGCGCCGGCGGGCCAGCAGCCGAAGTGTGCTCCATCACCTCCGACTACTCCACCACGTCATCCATGACCTTCATGACCGGCGGCGAGCTCAACACCCTGAGTCCGGAAGTGCGCTCCGTGGCGGAGAGCAGGGGAGGGGACGACGACGCCGACGACGAGCGGAGCGAGCTCTTCAGCGAGGGCCGGCCCGCCGAGACAGACAGCGAAAGCGACATTTCCGTCTTCGCCGCGGCGTCGGCCGACCGCCGAGACCCGCAGGAGGCCCCGCGACCGTTGGCCTCCCACAGGCTCATCGACTGCGACACGCTCTCCAGAAAGAAAGCCGCTCGACAGAAGACCGACAGCGAGTCCTCGCTGGATGGCCCTCGCGCCGACAAAGATTCCAACAGACTGTCGCTGGTTTCAGGCAAGGGTCGCTCCACCGGCAGCATCAGCTCGTCGTCCCGCGGCGAGCTGGATAAGGCGGAGCCGGCGTGGAAACTGAAGATCACAGACCGGCTGAAAGTGCGTCTGCGCGTGTCAGTGGACGACATGTTCGGCGTGGGCAGCCAGCGGAGCGTCGAGGGCCGCAGTAAGAAGAACAACATCCGGCGCAGACACACCATGGGCGGGCAGAGGGACTTTGCCGAGCTGGCGGTTCTGGGCGACTGGCCGCATCAGGCCCTCTGCTCGGGCTCCCGCTCTGAGCTGTCGGCCGTGGACCGCCTGAGACCCAAATGCAGCTCCCAGGACTTCTCCATTGGCGACTGGATCGCACGCGAACGCCATCGCGCCAGCAATCCCGAGGTGAGCCTGGACCTGGCTGAGCAGCAGGGGGCGCTGTGCGTAGGCAGCGGTCCTCACAGCTCCTCGGAACTCTCGCATCGCGAGGCCGAGGCTTTGAACGGCGGCGCGCCGCAGGCTAAGAGTCTGAGCTTGTCGGCCACGGCGCACCCGCACAAACTGGCGAGTTCCCAGGTGGTCCACTCGCGCTTCTATCAGTACCTGtga